In Candidatus Defluviilinea proxima, a single genomic region encodes these proteins:
- a CDS encoding nucleoside 2-deoxyribosyltransferase has translation MNVYFACSITCGREFEPVYQAIVQALVEKGHEVPTAHLAESGVTAIEAVIDPNEVYSRDVTWIRACDVLIAEVSVPSHGVGYEIGFALGIGKPVLAISQKGRKVSKMILGNPDPKLTVKTYETSAEAVQVMEAFLLQSR, from the coding sequence ATGAATGTCTATTTTGCATGTTCGATCACATGCGGGCGGGAATTTGAGCCTGTGTATCAGGCCATTGTGCAGGCGTTGGTAGAAAAAGGCCACGAGGTGCCGACTGCTCATTTGGCTGAATCAGGCGTCACTGCGATAGAGGCGGTGATTGATCCAAATGAGGTGTATTCGCGTGATGTAACGTGGATTCGTGCATGCGATGTTTTGATCGCTGAGGTCAGCGTGCCATCACACGGAGTGGGATATGAGATCGGCTTTGCATTAGGAATCGGGAAACCTGTTCTGGCAATATCACAGAAGGGGCGCAAGGTTTCGAAGATGATCTTGGGGAACCCTGACCCAAAATTGACGGTAAAAACTTACGAAACTTCAGCAGAGGCCGTTCAGGTTATGGAGGCTTTTCTCTTACAAAGCAGGTGA